In Arthrobacter citreus, a genomic segment contains:
- a CDS encoding AraC family transcriptional regulator yields MFDRHVIVSTDDPQVARSRVSETFCEHELQIGDASARFQLVHSGIALGDIGLHFMTYGARVRIAPASLLDFALVQIPLQGEAVDLIDGVRVNTHSRMGSIAGPGAELEMEWARGTTKLVLYIAKRTLEDAVFAMTGHPPEGEIRLSPEVDFTRPAHRSWFGLVRSLADGVQHDSPWTGNSLVAARIADAVLLGLVANHWQVPASQLHPSQEAAAVEAVVAMLEESPDRPWRMVDLARPANMSARALSSAFQKKMNTTPMGYLQYLRLQGAHRDLYSAMPGRITVTDVATRWGFAHLSRFAALYRSAFGELPSETLRR; encoded by the coding sequence GATCGTCACGTGATCGTCTCGACGGACGATCCGCAGGTAGCCCGGTCACGGGTCAGCGAAACATTCTGCGAGCATGAACTGCAGATCGGTGATGCTTCGGCTCGTTTCCAACTCGTCCACAGCGGCATAGCGCTGGGCGACATAGGGCTGCACTTCATGACTTACGGTGCCCGCGTCCGCATAGCTCCGGCGTCGCTGCTGGACTTTGCGCTCGTCCAGATTCCGCTTCAGGGAGAGGCCGTTGACCTCATTGACGGTGTACGGGTCAACACGCACAGCCGCATGGGGTCAATTGCCGGACCCGGCGCCGAACTGGAAATGGAATGGGCCAGGGGAACCACCAAGCTGGTCCTGTACATCGCCAAGCGCACGCTTGAGGACGCGGTCTTCGCTATGACGGGGCACCCTCCCGAAGGGGAAATCCGGCTGTCCCCGGAAGTCGATTTCACCCGCCCCGCCCACCGGTCCTGGTTTGGGCTGGTGCGGTCTCTGGCTGACGGCGTGCAGCACGACAGTCCCTGGACGGGGAACTCCCTGGTGGCAGCGCGGATTGCCGATGCGGTACTTCTTGGCTTGGTGGCCAACCACTGGCAGGTCCCCGCGAGCCAGCTGCATCCGTCCCAAGAAGCAGCCGCGGTTGAGGCTGTTGTTGCAATGCTGGAGGAATCCCCGGACCGTCCGTGGCGGATGGTCGATCTGGCGCGGCCCGCCAACATGAGCGCAAGGGCGCTTTCCTCAGCGTTCCAAAAGAAGATGAACACCACCCCGATGGGTTACTTGCAGTACCTTCGGCTGCAGGGCGCCCACCGTGATCTCTATTCGGCGATGCCCGGACGGATCACCGTCACGGACGTTGCAACCCGATGGGGCTTTGCCCATCTGAGTCGTTTCGCCGCACTGTACCGCAGCGCTTTCGGGGAGCTGCCGTCCGAGACCCTTCGCCGGTGA